A window of the Alnus glutinosa chromosome 4, dhAlnGlut1.1, whole genome shotgun sequence genome harbors these coding sequences:
- the LOC133866636 gene encoding leucoanthocyanidin reductase-like yields the protein MTVTTSVSTAKGRVLIAGATGFIGQFVAEASLDAGRPTYILVRPGPVGGSPSKASTIRAFQDKGATILHGLINDKEFMEKILKEHEIDIVISAVGGGNILDQLTLIEAIKSVGTIKRFLPSEFGHEVDRADPVEPGLDMYKAKRKVRRLIEDYGVPHTYICCNSIASWPYYDNTHPSEVVPPLDQFQIYGDGNVKAYFVAGADIGKLTIKTIDDIRALNKCVHFRPAGNVYTINELASLWEKKIGRTLPRVTVSENDLLAAAAENRIPQSIVASFTHDIFIKGCQVNFTIDGPQDVEVGTLYPDETFRTLDECFNDFLVNIDSKSKSTDEITTASPVAEPMAVTAAYA from the exons ATGACTGTCACAACCTCGGTTTCAACGGCCAAGGGCCGAGTCCTTATAGCCGGAGCAACAGGTTTCATTGGTCAGTTCGTCGCAGAAGCCAGCCTAGACGCCGGCCGACCCACCTATATTCTCGTCCGGCCAGGCCCCGTTGGCGGTAGCCCTTCTAAGGCGAGCACCATCAGGGCTTTCCAAGACAAAGGCGCCACAATCTTGCAT GGACTGATTAATGATAAAGAATTCATGGAGAAAATACTAAAAGAGCATGAGATCGATATAGTAATATCAGCCGTGGGAGGTGGAAACATACTGGACCAACTCACCTTAATCGAGGCCATAAAATCTGTTGGTACCATTAAG AGGTTTCTTCCATCGGAGTTTGGGCACGAAGTGGACAGAGCTGATCCGGTGGAGCCGGGGCTTGATATGTACAAAGCCAAGCGCAAAGTCAGGCGCTTGATCGAGGATTACGGTGTCCCACACACTTACATTTGCTGCAATTCTATTGCTTCTTGGCCTTACTACGACAACACACACCCGTCAGAGGTTGTCCCTCCTTTGGATCAGTTCCAAATCTACGGCGATGGTAACGTCAAAG CTTATTTTGTTGCCGGCGCTGATATtggaaaattaacaattaaaaccATTGATGACATTCGGGCCCTTAACAAGTGTGTTCATTTTCGACCTGCCGGCAATGTTTATACTATCAATGAGCTTGCATCTCTGTGGGAGAAAAAGATTGGAAGAACACTCCCTCGAGTTACCGTCTCTGAAAATGACCTACTTGCTGCAGCTGCAG aGAATCGCATACCTCAAAGCATTGTTGCATCATTCACGCATGATATATTCATAAAGGGTTGTCAAGTTAACTTCACCATCGATGGCCCTCAAGATGTTGAAGTGGGAACTCTCTACCCTGATGAAACTTTTCGAACCTTGGATGAGTGCTTCAATGACTTTCTTGTCAACATAGACAGCAAATCTAAGAGCACCGATGAAATTACTACTGCAAGTCCCGTGGCTGAACCTATGGCAGTCACTGCAGCATACGCTTGA